The following proteins come from a genomic window of Frondihabitans peucedani:
- the gatA gene encoding Asp-tRNA(Asn)/Glu-tRNA(Gln) amidotransferase subunit GatA translates to MSDDLIRLSAADLAEKLASREVSAVEATRAHLDRIAAVDGDVHAFLHVNAAALETAAAIDASRAAGDELGALAGVPIAIKDVLCTLDMPSTSGSKILEGWIPPYDATVVAKLRAAGLVPLGKTNMDEFAMGSSTEFSAYGPTHNPWDLDRIPGGSGGGSAAAVAAFEAPLALGSDTGGSIRQPGAVTGTVGVKPTYGSVSRYGAIALASSLDQVGPVTRTVLDAGLLHDVIKGHDKRDSTSLTDEWPSFADAARAGLAPDSLRGVKVGIVTELNGEGFQAGVKGRFAEAVALLSGAGAEIVELSAPSFEYAISAYYLILPAEASSNLAKFDSVRFGLRVNPEGGGTVEQVMAATREQGFGPEVKRRIILGTYALSAGYYDAYYGSAQKVRTLVQRDFARLFDEVDILISPSAPTTAFPIGEKIDDPLAMYLNDLTTIPANLAGIPGISIPMGLAEEDGLPTGIQLMAPAREDARLYTYGAALEQLFESSWGHTLISRAPSLSVTEQSAATEGVV, encoded by the coding sequence GTGAGCGACGACCTGATCCGCCTGTCCGCCGCAGACCTGGCCGAGAAGCTCGCCTCGCGCGAGGTGTCGGCCGTCGAGGCCACCCGGGCCCACCTCGACCGGATCGCCGCCGTCGACGGCGACGTCCACGCGTTCCTCCACGTCAACGCCGCGGCTCTCGAGACCGCTGCCGCGATCGACGCCAGCCGGGCTGCGGGCGACGAGCTGGGCGCTCTCGCCGGCGTCCCGATCGCCATCAAAGACGTGCTCTGCACCCTCGACATGCCCTCCACCTCCGGCTCGAAGATCCTCGAGGGGTGGATCCCGCCCTACGACGCGACCGTCGTCGCCAAGCTCCGCGCCGCAGGCCTCGTGCCGCTCGGCAAGACCAACATGGACGAGTTCGCGATGGGCTCGTCGACGGAGTTCTCCGCCTACGGCCCGACCCACAACCCGTGGGACCTCGACCGCATCCCCGGCGGCTCGGGCGGCGGCTCGGCCGCAGCCGTGGCCGCGTTCGAGGCGCCCCTGGCCCTCGGCAGCGACACCGGCGGCTCGATCCGCCAGCCGGGCGCCGTCACGGGCACCGTCGGCGTGAAGCCGACCTACGGCTCCGTCAGCCGCTACGGCGCGATCGCACTCGCGTCGAGCCTCGACCAGGTCGGCCCGGTGACCCGCACGGTGCTCGACGCGGGCCTCCTGCACGACGTCATCAAGGGGCACGACAAGCGCGACTCCACCTCGCTGACCGACGAGTGGCCCTCGTTCGCCGACGCCGCGCGCGCCGGCCTCGCTCCCGACTCCCTCCGCGGGGTCAAGGTCGGCATCGTGACCGAGCTCAACGGCGAGGGCTTCCAGGCCGGCGTCAAGGGCCGGTTCGCCGAGGCGGTCGCCCTTCTCTCGGGCGCGGGTGCCGAGATCGTCGAGCTCTCCGCACCGAGCTTCGAGTACGCGATCAGCGCGTACTACCTGATCCTGCCGGCCGAGGCATCGTCGAACCTCGCCAAGTTCGACTCCGTCCGCTTCGGCCTCCGGGTCAACCCCGAGGGCGGCGGCACCGTCGAGCAGGTCATGGCGGCCACGCGCGAGCAGGGCTTCGGGCCCGAGGTGAAGCGCCGCATCATCCTCGGCACCTACGCGCTGAGCGCCGGCTACTACGACGCCTACTACGGCAGCGCGCAGAAGGTGCGCACGCTCGTCCAGCGCGACTTCGCCCGCCTGTTCGACGAGGTCGACATCCTGATCTCGCCGTCGGCGCCCACGACCGCGTTCCCGATCGGCGAGAAGATCGACGACCCGCTGGCCATGTACCTCAACGACCTCACCACGATCCCGGCGAACCTCGCCGGCATCCCGGGCATCTCGATCCCCATGGGCCTGGCCGAGGAAGACGGCCTGCCCACGGGCATCCAGCTGATGGCCCCGGCCCGTGAAGACGCCCGCCTGTACACCTACGGCGCCGCGCTCGAGCAGCTCTTCGAGAGCTCCTGGGGCCACACCCTCATCTCGCGGGCGCCGAGCCTCAGCGTCACCGAACAGTCCGCCGCAACCGAGGGAGTCGTCTGA
- the gatC gene encoding Asp-tRNA(Asn)/Glu-tRNA(Gln) amidotransferase subunit GatC: protein MSEITREQVEHLAGLARIALTSDEVDKLTGELGHIVDSIAKVTEAVSADTPATSHPIPLANVFRDDVVGETLTQEQALAGAPEHDGSRFKVSAILGEEQ, encoded by the coding sequence ATGTCTGAAATCACGCGCGAGCAGGTCGAGCACCTCGCCGGTCTCGCCCGCATCGCCCTCACCTCCGACGAGGTCGACAAGCTCACGGGCGAGCTCGGCCACATCGTCGACAGCATCGCGAAGGTGACCGAGGCCGTGTCGGCCGACACCCCGGCGACCAGCCACCCGATCCCGCTGGCGAACGTGTTCCGCGACGACGTCGTGGGCGAGACCCTCACGCAGGAGCAGGCGCTGGCCGGCGCACCCGAGCACGACGGCAGCCGCTTCAAGGTGAGCGCGATCCTGGGAGAAGAGCAGTGA
- a CDS encoding alpha/beta hydrolase: protein MLLVVAAILYSSVHVFGVAGSPAVPVHQAVSDAPPVTVSLVSAVRRAEVLPQRSTAVELSAPVEGVPESSTDLSSCGAVDGTALAATTSGDIRASACLSQLADVEPAVLGRFARSFDSDDSSAVTFATALGERGSATATSVWWHDLTAARQTELVADLPSVVGNLEGVPYDTRDLANRLTLSSTVAHLRGEVDAQGSGFLGASADSRRLVMLQQVEIALDRGREGDDAKRSLLSLDTVFPGKAAVAVGDVDTADNVTMMVPGMLYTVSNQITWWTDRAADLHSAQDFWSSTLATDATASAATNATIAWMGYRTPDLTNVLGLSLAEAGAVHLEDAVQGLTAARAGSEPHVTLIAHSYGSTTASIALTSGKIHVDSFVALGSPGSVVAKAGDLAVTRGQVYAAAAALDPVAGSGFFGADPGSTLYGATLLDVAGGTDPFTEQSLSAVLTHNRYFTPGSQSMRNLALIGTGHGDLAEGRQPIPGGPQPTDQPTLALVRPQDVNRESLGA, encoded by the coding sequence GTGCTGTTAGTTGTCGCAGCCATCTTGTACTCCTCGGTCCACGTGTTCGGCGTGGCCGGGTCGCCTGCCGTGCCGGTGCACCAGGCGGTGTCCGACGCGCCTCCGGTGACCGTCTCTCTCGTGTCGGCAGTCCGCCGCGCGGAGGTCCTCCCGCAGCGCTCGACCGCCGTCGAGCTGTCCGCGCCCGTGGAGGGCGTCCCCGAGAGCTCGACCGACCTCTCCTCCTGCGGAGCCGTCGACGGCACGGCCTTGGCCGCGACGACGTCCGGCGACATCCGGGCGTCGGCCTGCCTGTCGCAGCTCGCCGACGTCGAGCCGGCGGTCCTCGGCCGCTTCGCTCGCTCGTTCGACTCCGACGACTCGTCGGCGGTGACCTTCGCGACGGCGCTCGGCGAGCGCGGGTCGGCCACCGCGACGAGCGTCTGGTGGCACGACCTGACCGCAGCGCGGCAGACCGAGCTGGTCGCCGACCTCCCCTCGGTCGTCGGCAACCTCGAGGGCGTCCCCTACGACACCCGCGACCTCGCCAACCGGCTCACGCTCAGCTCCACGGTCGCGCACCTCCGCGGCGAGGTCGATGCCCAGGGCAGCGGGTTCCTCGGGGCGTCCGCGGACTCGCGGCGCCTCGTCATGCTGCAGCAGGTCGAGATCGCGCTCGACCGCGGACGCGAGGGCGACGACGCGAAGCGGAGCCTCCTGTCGCTCGACACGGTGTTCCCGGGCAAGGCCGCGGTGGCCGTCGGCGACGTCGACACCGCCGACAACGTCACGATGATGGTCCCCGGCATGCTCTACACGGTGTCGAACCAGATCACCTGGTGGACGGACCGCGCCGCCGACCTCCACTCCGCGCAGGACTTCTGGTCGAGCACGCTCGCCACCGATGCGACGGCCTCGGCCGCGACGAACGCGACGATCGCCTGGATGGGCTACCGCACGCCCGACCTGACCAACGTCCTCGGCCTGTCGCTGGCCGAGGCGGGCGCCGTGCACCTGGAGGACGCCGTCCAGGGGCTGACGGCGGCGCGCGCAGGATCGGAGCCGCACGTCACCCTGATCGCGCACTCCTACGGCTCCACGACCGCCAGCATCGCCCTCACCTCCGGGAAGATCCACGTCGACTCGTTCGTGGCACTCGGGTCGCCCGGCAGCGTGGTCGCGAAGGCCGGCGACCTCGCCGTCACCCGCGGCCAGGTCTACGCCGCGGCCGCCGCCCTCGACCCGGTCGCCGGCAGCGGCTTCTTCGGGGCCGACCCCGGATCCACCCTCTACGGAGCCACCCTCCTCGACGTGGCCGGAGGCACCGACCCCTTCACCGAGCAGTCCCTGTCCGCCGTCCTGACCCACAACCGCTACTTCACGCCCGGAAGCCAGTCGATGCGCAACCTCGCGCTCATCGGCACGGGCCACGGAGACCTCGCCGAGGGGCGGCAGCCGATCCCGGGAGGGCCGCAGCCGACCGACCAGCCGACCCTCGCGCTCGTCCGCCCGCAGGACGTCAACCGGGAGTCGCTGGGCGCCTGA
- the ligA gene encoding NAD-dependent DNA ligase LigA, with amino-acid sequence MTTSESDLEAARDEAAGLTSRILELRDQYYEGNGSTVSDAEYDAMVRRLDEIEREHPELQKPDSPTQTVGGRAETTQFAPVEHAERMLSLDNVFSFDELAEWAGKVERDAGAERVRFLTELKIDGLAINLRYENGVLVTAATRGDGVVGEDVTGNVLTMGTIPDRLKGEGHPPLVEVRGEIFFPVAEFDALNAAQAAAGERLFANPRNAAAGSLRQKEEGKSPERLALMTKRLRGLRMLVHGIGAWPVPELEASTGVTSQSDIYGLLETWGLPISTHFRVFETVEEVDAFITRYGEQRSSVEHQIDGIVIKVDDLGLHEELGSTSRAPRWATAFKYSPEEVNTKLLDIVVSVGRTGRATPFAVMQKVEVAGSEVRQATLHNQQVVKAKGVLIGDTVVLRKAGDVIPEVLGPVIELRDGTEREFVMPEDCPECGTRLAPAKEGDIDLRCPNAKSCPAQVRGRVEHIASRGSLDIEGLGEVAAAALTQPLEPAEPPLATEAGLFDLTMDDILPIRVVVRDSETGLEKLDGDRPKVMTPFRVSKTREDGSPVPSKRAEVLLENLEKAKTSPLWRILVGLSIRHVGPVAARALADYFGSLDAIRAASRDELAAVDGVGGIIADALLDWFEVDWHREIIDRWTAAGVQFSTPGHPGPGAAEAAGGVLAGLTVVATGSLEGFSREGAQEAILLAGGKAGNSVSKKTDFVAAGPGAGSKLTKAETLGVRIIDAAQFAILVKDGPDALDAPSAGDEAAPI; translated from the coding sequence ATGACCACCTCTGAATCCGATTTGGAGGCGGCGCGCGACGAGGCTGCCGGCCTGACGTCCCGCATCCTCGAGCTGCGCGACCAGTACTACGAGGGCAACGGCTCGACGGTGTCCGACGCCGAGTACGACGCGATGGTGCGGCGTCTCGACGAGATCGAGCGCGAGCATCCTGAGCTGCAGAAGCCCGACAGCCCCACGCAGACCGTGGGCGGCCGCGCCGAGACCACCCAGTTCGCCCCCGTCGAGCACGCCGAGCGCATGCTGAGCCTCGACAACGTCTTCAGCTTCGACGAGCTCGCCGAGTGGGCGGGCAAGGTCGAGCGCGACGCCGGCGCCGAGCGCGTCCGGTTCCTGACCGAGCTCAAGATCGACGGCCTCGCCATCAACCTGCGCTACGAGAACGGCGTGCTCGTCACGGCGGCGACCCGCGGCGACGGGGTCGTCGGCGAAGACGTCACCGGCAACGTCCTCACGATGGGCACCATCCCCGACCGCCTGAAGGGCGAGGGGCACCCGCCGCTCGTCGAGGTCCGCGGCGAGATCTTCTTCCCGGTCGCCGAGTTCGACGCCCTGAACGCGGCTCAGGCGGCCGCCGGCGAGCGGCTCTTCGCCAATCCCAGGAACGCCGCCGCCGGCTCCCTCCGCCAGAAGGAGGAGGGCAAGAGCCCCGAGCGGCTCGCGCTCATGACGAAGCGGCTGCGCGGGCTCAGGATGCTCGTGCACGGAATCGGCGCCTGGCCGGTCCCCGAGCTGGAGGCCTCCACCGGCGTCACGAGCCAGTCCGACATCTACGGCCTCCTCGAGACGTGGGGCCTCCCCATCTCGACGCACTTCCGCGTCTTCGAGACGGTCGAGGAGGTCGACGCCTTCATCACCCGCTACGGCGAGCAGCGCTCCTCGGTCGAGCACCAGATCGACGGCATCGTCATCAAGGTCGACGACCTCGGCCTCCACGAGGAGCTCGGCTCGACGAGCCGCGCCCCACGCTGGGCCACGGCCTTCAAGTACTCGCCCGAAGAGGTCAACACGAAGCTCCTCGACATCGTCGTGAGCGTCGGCCGCACCGGGCGAGCGACCCCGTTCGCCGTCATGCAGAAGGTCGAGGTCGCGGGCTCCGAGGTGCGGCAGGCGACGCTCCACAACCAGCAGGTCGTCAAGGCGAAGGGCGTGCTCATCGGCGACACCGTCGTGCTCCGCAAGGCCGGCGACGTCATCCCCGAGGTGCTCGGGCCGGTCATCGAGCTCCGCGACGGCACCGAGCGCGAGTTCGTCATGCCCGAGGACTGCCCCGAGTGCGGCACGCGCCTCGCTCCGGCGAAAGAGGGCGACATCGACCTCCGCTGCCCGAACGCGAAGAGCTGCCCGGCGCAGGTCCGCGGGCGCGTCGAGCACATCGCGTCCCGCGGCTCCCTCGACATCGAGGGCCTCGGCGAGGTCGCGGCCGCCGCCCTCACCCAGCCGCTCGAGCCGGCAGAGCCGCCGCTCGCGACCGAGGCGGGGCTGTTCGATCTGACGATGGACGACATCCTGCCCATCCGGGTCGTCGTCCGCGACTCCGAGACGGGCCTCGAGAAGCTCGACGGCGACCGGCCGAAGGTCATGACGCCGTTCCGGGTGTCGAAGACGCGAGAAGACGGGTCGCCCGTCCCGTCCAAGCGCGCCGAGGTGCTCCTCGAGAACCTCGAGAAGGCGAAGACGAGTCCGCTCTGGCGCATCCTCGTCGGGCTGAGCATCCGCCACGTCGGGCCGGTCGCCGCGCGTGCTCTGGCCGACTACTTCGGGTCGCTCGACGCGATCCGCGCGGCCTCCCGCGACGAGCTGGCCGCGGTCGACGGCGTGGGCGGCATCATCGCCGACGCCCTCCTCGACTGGTTCGAGGTCGACTGGCACCGCGAGATCATCGACCGCTGGACGGCGGCCGGCGTGCAGTTCTCGACCCCGGGCCACCCGGGGCCGGGCGCTGCCGAGGCGGCCGGGGGAGTGCTCGCCGGGCTGACGGTCGTGGCGACCGGATCGCTCGAGGGCTTCAGCCGCGAGGGCGCTCAGGAGGCGATCCTGCTGGCCGGTGGCAAGGCCGGCAACAGTGTCAGCAAGAAGACCGACTTCGTCGCGGCCGGTCCGGGGGCCGGATCGAAGCTCACGAAGGCCGAGACGCTCGGGGTACGCATCATCGACGCGGCGCAGTTCGCGATCCTCGTGAAAGACGGGCCGGACGCTCTCGACGCCCCCAGTGCGGGGGATGAGGCGGCCCCCATTTAG
- the mnmA gene encoding tRNA 2-thiouridine(34) synthase MnmA, with product MKVLAAMSGGVDSAVAAARAKDAGHDVVGVHLALSRMPGTLRTGSRGCCTIEDSMDAQRAANMIGIPYYVWDFSERFKLDVVDDFVAEYQAGRTPNPCMRCNERIKFAALLEKALALGFDAVATGHYASIVTDSAGNKELHRAAAWAKDQSYVLGVLTKEQIDHSMFPLGATPSKAEVRAEAAARGFTVAQKPDSHDICFIPDGDTRGWLADRVGAEQGEILDRTGAVIGRHEGAHAFTVGQRKGLNIGFPSDDGKPRFVLEVRPRDNTVVVGPKAALDIAEIAGSTFSWAGIAPLDPTEPFDCQVQIRAHADPVDAVARVSVVDGRTELVITPREPLNGVAPGQTAVVYVGTRVLGQCTIDRTVSALAAPAPAAVPVPSL from the coding sequence ATGAAGGTCCTGGCAGCGATGAGCGGCGGAGTCGACTCCGCCGTGGCCGCGGCGCGTGCGAAAGACGCCGGTCACGACGTGGTCGGGGTCCACCTCGCGCTCAGCCGGATGCCCGGCACGCTCCGCACCGGCAGCCGCGGCTGCTGCACCATCGAGGACTCGATGGACGCCCAGCGGGCCGCCAACATGATCGGCATCCCCTACTACGTGTGGGACTTCTCCGAGCGCTTCAAGCTCGACGTCGTCGACGACTTCGTGGCCGAGTACCAGGCCGGCCGCACCCCCAACCCGTGCATGCGCTGCAACGAGCGGATCAAGTTCGCCGCCCTCCTCGAGAAGGCGCTGGCACTCGGCTTCGACGCCGTCGCGACCGGCCACTACGCCTCCATCGTCACCGACTCCGCGGGCAACAAGGAGCTCCACCGGGCTGCCGCCTGGGCGAAAGACCAGTCGTACGTGCTCGGCGTCCTCACCAAAGAGCAGATCGACCACTCGATGTTCCCTCTCGGGGCGACCCCCTCGAAGGCCGAGGTGCGCGCCGAGGCGGCCGCCCGCGGCTTCACCGTCGCGCAGAAGCCCGACAGCCACGACATCTGCTTCATCCCCGACGGCGACACCCGCGGCTGGCTCGCCGACCGCGTGGGCGCTGAGCAGGGCGAGATCCTCGACCGCACGGGCGCCGTCATCGGTCGGCACGAGGGTGCGCACGCCTTCACCGTGGGTCAGCGCAAGGGCCTCAACATCGGCTTCCCGTCCGACGACGGCAAGCCCCGCTTCGTGCTCGAGGTGCGGCCGAGAGACAACACGGTCGTCGTCGGCCCCAAGGCGGCTCTCGACATCGCCGAGATCGCAGGATCGACGTTCAGCTGGGCAGGGATCGCCCCTCTCGACCCGACGGAGCCCTTCGACTGCCAGGTGCAGATCCGCGCGCACGCCGATCCTGTCGACGCGGTGGCCCGAGTGTCGGTGGTCGACGGTAGAACTGAGTTGGTCATCACGCCGCGCGAGCCTCTCAACGGGGTCGCTCCCGGGCAGACCGCGGTCGTCTACGTCGGCACGCGGGTGCTCGGGCAGTGCACGATCGACCGCACCGTGAGCGCGCTGGCAGCCCCAGCGCCGGCCGCAGTCCCCGTTCCCTCTCTCTAG
- a CDS encoding MFS transporter → MTSPAASFSLRSVALAAFLPAALFAIGEGAIIPIIPVASDNLGASLAISAFVASLILVGELIGDIPSGWLVSRIGERTAMIGAALISVVGLLVSVAAPNVWILALGVFLIGLSTAVFALARHAYMTTFVPPEIRARALSSLGGVFRFGYFVGPFLSAGLIHLTGSVQSAFWIHIGGCLAAAAVLIFIKDPGLGSTPTRSLARPAAPRSAGEAEVAQEAQGLFPTLWKYRGVLVKLGSGAALIGAMRAGRQVILPLWAVSIGIGSSQTALIIGIAGAIDFGLFYTSGQIMDRWGRMWSAMPCMVGLGISYVVLSLTHDLPTSVTWFIGVAMFMSVANGIGSGILMTLGADLADKANPAPFLGAWRFTGDFGSAAAPLLISGLTALVSISLASGVMGILGFVGALILLRYVPRYSPHQPHLKR, encoded by the coding sequence ATGACTTCTCCGGCCGCCTCCTTCTCGCTGCGGTCCGTCGCACTCGCCGCCTTCCTGCCCGCCGCGCTCTTTGCGATCGGCGAGGGCGCCATCATCCCGATCATCCCGGTGGCGAGCGACAACCTCGGCGCCTCGCTCGCGATCTCGGCGTTCGTCGCCTCGCTGATCCTGGTGGGCGAGCTCATCGGCGACATCCCGAGCGGCTGGCTGGTGTCGCGCATCGGCGAGCGGACGGCGATGATCGGCGCGGCGCTGATCAGCGTCGTCGGGCTGCTGGTGAGCGTCGCGGCGCCGAACGTCTGGATCCTGGCGCTCGGCGTCTTCCTGATCGGCCTGTCGACGGCCGTCTTCGCCCTCGCGCGGCACGCCTACATGACGACCTTCGTCCCTCCCGAGATCCGGGCGCGCGCCCTGTCGAGCCTCGGCGGGGTCTTCCGCTTCGGCTACTTCGTCGGCCCGTTCCTCTCCGCCGGTCTGATCCACCTCACCGGCTCGGTGCAGTCGGCGTTCTGGATCCACATCGGCGGCTGCCTCGCCGCGGCCGCCGTCCTGATCTTCATCAAGGACCCGGGCCTCGGCAGCACTCCCACCCGGTCGCTCGCTCGACCCGCGGCGCCGCGCTCAGCGGGCGAGGCGGAGGTGGCGCAGGAGGCTCAGGGCCTGTTCCCGACGCTGTGGAAGTACCGCGGGGTGCTGGTGAAGCTCGGCAGCGGCGCGGCCCTCATCGGCGCCATGCGCGCGGGGCGCCAGGTGATCCTGCCCCTCTGGGCCGTCTCGATCGGCATCGGCTCGTCGCAGACCGCCCTCATCATCGGCATCGCCGGCGCCATCGACTTCGGCCTCTTCTACACGAGCGGGCAGATCATGGACCGCTGGGGCCGGATGTGGAGCGCGATGCCCTGCATGGTCGGGCTCGGGATCTCGTACGTCGTGCTGTCGCTGACGCACGATCTGCCGACGAGCGTCACCTGGTTCATCGGCGTCGCCATGTTCATGTCGGTGGCCAACGGGATCGGGTCGGGGATCCTGATGACCCTCGGCGCCGATCTGGCCGACAAGGCGAACCCCGCCCCGTTCCTCGGCGCGTGGCGCTTCACCGGCGACTTCGGGAGCGCCGCCGCACCGCTGCTGATCTCCGGCCTCACGGCCCTCGTGTCGATCTCGCTCGCGAGCGGCGTGATGGGCATCCTCGGCTTCGTCGGGGCCCTGATCCTGCTCCGCTACGTGCCGCGGTACAGCCCGCACCAGCCGCACCTGAAGCGGTAG
- a CDS encoding DedA family protein, whose amino-acid sequence MLPLATLSFLDPEALIHAFGAWAVLGICAIIFAETGLLVGFIFPGDTLLVLAGVIAAKDSYGLGLPIWLIALCIAVAAFLGGELGYLIGHKIGPRIFERKESGLFSSENVKRTNAFFEKFGSFAVILARFVPVVRTFTPIAAGVAHMHYRKYSLYNAIGAVAWGFGITMLGFGIGHIPPVAKFVEDYIDLILLGAVVLSVVPALLQVFRTSRKAKRAAAADADGTSPAQP is encoded by the coding sequence ATGCTGCCGCTGGCCACGCTTTCCTTCCTCGATCCCGAGGCTCTCATCCACGCTTTCGGCGCCTGGGCGGTGCTCGGCATCTGCGCGATCATCTTCGCCGAGACGGGCCTGCTCGTCGGCTTCATCTTCCCGGGCGACACCCTGCTGGTGCTCGCCGGCGTCATCGCCGCCAAAGACTCGTACGGCCTCGGGCTGCCGATCTGGCTGATCGCCCTGTGCATCGCCGTGGCGGCGTTCCTCGGCGGCGAGCTCGGCTACCTCATCGGCCACAAGATCGGTCCGCGCATCTTCGAGCGGAAGGAGAGCGGCCTCTTCTCGTCGGAGAACGTCAAGCGCACCAACGCGTTCTTCGAGAAGTTCGGCTCGTTCGCCGTGATCCTGGCCCGGTTCGTCCCGGTCGTCCGCACGTTCACGCCGATCGCGGCGGGCGTCGCCCACATGCACTACCGGAAGTACTCGCTGTACAACGCCATCGGCGCGGTGGCCTGGGGCTTCGGGATCACGATGCTCGGGTTCGGCATCGGGCACATCCCGCCGGTCGCGAAGTTCGTCGAGGACTACATCGACCTGATCCTGCTCGGGGCCGTCGTCCTCTCGGTCGTACCGGCTCTGCTGCAGGTCTTCCGCACGAGCCGCAAGGCGAAGCGCGCCGCGGCCGCGGACGCCGACGGCACGTCGCCCGCTCAGCCGTAG
- a CDS encoding non-canonical purine NTP pyrophosphatase: MVKVVLATHNAHKVDELRRILGEALEGIELVTYEGPEPVEDGDTFEANALIKARAAAAYTGLPAIADDSGIAVAALDGAPGIHSARYAGTRDDGDNLRLLLENLGDATDRRATFVCAAALVVPPPVGAVGPDGPAEAAESDESVELAEWPGVVLTAPAGSGGFGYDPVFRPDDADRSAAELTVAEKDATSHRSQAFRALAPRIAALASAE, from the coding sequence ATGGTGAAGGTGGTGCTCGCCACGCACAATGCGCACAAGGTCGACGAGCTGAGGCGGATCCTGGGCGAGGCCCTCGAGGGGATCGAGCTGGTGACGTACGAGGGTCCCGAGCCGGTCGAAGACGGCGACACCTTCGAGGCCAACGCGCTGATCAAGGCCCGGGCGGCCGCCGCGTACACCGGGCTGCCCGCCATCGCCGACGACTCGGGCATCGCGGTCGCGGCTCTCGACGGCGCTCCCGGCATCCACTCGGCCCGCTACGCCGGCACCCGCGACGACGGCGACAACCTGCGCCTCCTGCTCGAGAACTTGGGCGACGCGACCGACCGGCGAGCGACCTTCGTGTGCGCGGCCGCGCTCGTCGTGCCGCCGCCCGTGGGCGCGGTCGGGCCCGACGGCCCCGCCGAGGCCGCTGAGAGCGACGAGTCGGTCGAGCTCGCCGAGTGGCCCGGGGTCGTGCTGACAGCCCCCGCAGGATCAGGCGGCTTCGGCTACGACCCCGTCTTCCGGCCCGACGACGCCGACCGCTCGGCGGCCGAGCTGACCGTCGCCGAGAAAGACGCGACGAGCCACCGGTCGCAGGCGTTCCGGGCCCTCGCGCCGAGGATCGCGGCGCTGGCGTCGGCCGAGTAG
- the rph gene encoding ribonuclease PH has protein sequence MTTREDGRQADDLRRVTIEKGWSAQAEGSALVSFGSTKVLCTASFTNGVPRWLTGKGKGWVTAEYAMLPRATNSRNDRESVKGKIGGRTHEISRLIGRSLRAVVDMKALGENTIVLDCDVLQADGGTRTAAITGAYVALAQAIEWGREKKFIGQKATPLLDSVSAVSVGIIDGEPMLDLAYVEDVRAETDMNVVVTGSGKFVEVQGTAEGAPFDRDELNLLLDLALAGAVDLAGIQRATLEATALDGAGA, from the coding sequence ATGACCACTCGCGAAGACGGCCGCCAGGCCGACGACCTCCGCCGCGTCACCATCGAGAAGGGCTGGAGCGCCCAGGCCGAGGGCAGCGCCCTCGTCAGCTTCGGCAGCACGAAGGTGCTCTGCACCGCCTCGTTCACCAACGGCGTGCCGCGCTGGCTCACGGGCAAGGGCAAAGGCTGGGTCACCGCCGAGTACGCGATGCTGCCGCGGGCCACGAACTCCCGGAACGACCGCGAGAGCGTCAAGGGGAAGATCGGCGGGCGCACGCACGAGATCTCCCGTCTGATCGGCCGCAGCCTCCGCGCCGTCGTCGACATGAAGGCCCTCGGCGAGAACACGATCGTGCTCGACTGCGACGTGCTCCAGGCCGACGGCGGCACCCGGACGGCCGCCATCACCGGCGCCTACGTCGCCCTCGCGCAGGCCATCGAGTGGGGCCGCGAGAAGAAGTTCATCGGGCAGAAGGCGACGCCGCTGCTCGACAGCGTCTCGGCCGTGTCCGTCGGCATCATCGACGGCGAGCCGATGCTCGACCTCGCCTACGTCGAGGACGTCCGGGCCGAGACCGACATGAACGTCGTCGTCACCGGCAGCGGCAAGTTCGTCGAGGTGCAGGGGACCGCCGAGGGCGCCCCCTTCGACCGCGACGAGCTGAACCTCCTGCTCGACCTGGCGCTCGCGGGCGCCGTCGACCTCGCAGGCATCCAGCGGGCGACCCTCGAGGCCACCGCTCTCGACGGCGCGGGCGCCTGA